CCTTGATGCAGGGGGCCAGATGTTTGGAACGGAATCTTGAGATGGTAACATGGTCAGGGGCCGGCTTGCCTTCCAGCAGGTACATGAAGTTGATGTCCCTTCGGCAGGCAGTCTCGATCCTGCGTGAGCTGAAAATATGGTTCATTCCGGCATAAACAAGGATGGCCAGCATCTGCCTGGGCGACGCCAGATTTCGATCTATCCTTTGATAGGTCTCCTCCAGTGACTTTATATCCATACCTCCAATGCAGTGGCGAAGCAGGCGGACGGGGTCATCTTTGCTAACCTGAAATTCAAGATTTAAGGGGAGAAACAGTTGATAATTCTCTCCTAAAGACGTATACTCTTTCTGTGAATTTGGTTTTTGCATACCTAAATTCTACACCTAATCCCGGGGCTTGAATGTCCCGGGATTATCTTTTTGCATAAAAAATGAGGCTGCTGCACGTTTGGATTACGTGCAACAGCCCCTTTTTAATTTCCTCCATACACGACAAAGGCAGCCTCGACTGAGGCTGCCTTTGTCGTTAGGATTTATATGAGAAAAAGAGTGTGGAGAAAGCTGATTAAAGGATTTCCACCAGGTCCATGCCCAGCATCACGCCGAGATCATGGAGCTGCTGGGGAGTAAGGGTAAAGGACAGGACGGTGTGATGTCCGCCGCCAGCCCTCATCCACTCCTCGGAGCCTTTCTTGAGGCCCACGGTGGGAGTCCAGAGCTGCTTGGCTACAGGGAGATGGGGAGTCTCTGCCTCAGCCTTGCGGCAATCTACCGGGTAGTAGATCAGGCGGAAGCCATCCCGGAAATCAGCCACGGTGACATCCACGGCCTTGCCGTCTGCACCGGTGAACACCAGGCGGGCAGGGTCATCCTTGCCGCCGATATCCAGCGGGTGGACTTCAACCTTCGGCTTGTCGCTGGCAATGGTGGGATCCACCTCCAGCATGTGAGCGCCCAGAATAGCCTCATGGCCCTTGCGGAGGTCAAGAGTATAATCCTCCATGAAGACAGTGCGGTCATTGTGAGCCATGATCTTCAACAGGCGGGTGAGAGCCGCATGCTTCCAGTCACCCTCAGCGCCAAAGCCGTAGCCCTCAGCCATGAGAAGCTGGGCAGCCAGGCCCGGCAGCTGCTTGAGGCCTTTGAGGTCCTGGAAGTTGGTGCAGAAGGCGGTGTAACCCCTGTCATCCAGGAACTTCTTGATACCCAGATACTCCCGCAGCTGATATCTCACAGATTCGGTGAATTTGGCAGCATCGTTATGCTGGGGAGCCAGGTCATACTTGTTGCGCAGTTCCTGATACTCCCTGTCAATATCCTCTTCGGAAACAGCGTCAATAACTTCTACCAGATCGCCTACCGGCCAGTAATCCACCGTCCAGCCCAGCTGGATCTGAGCCTGCACCTTGTCACCCTCGGTGACAGCCACATCACGCATGGTGTCGCCAAAGCGGCAGACCTTCAGCTTGAAGCTC
This genomic interval from Selenomonas sp. AB3002 contains the following:
- the araA gene encoding L-arabinose isomerase encodes the protein MLKLPDYEFWFVAGSQFLYGEEQLKNVARDAEDIVKKLNESGSLPYKVVCKGVMTTADGITQFMKDVNYHEEVAGVITWMHTFSPAKNWIRGTVLLQKPLLHLATQYRQDIPYDTIDFDYMNLNQSAHGDREYAYLNSRLNLKNKIVYGFWGDEEVQAEIASWQDVAVAYNESFKLKVCRFGDTMRDVAVTEGDKVQAQIQLGWTVDYWPVGDLVEVIDAVSEEDIDREYQELRNKYDLAPQHNDAAKFTESVRYQLREYLGIKKFLDDRGYTAFCTNFQDLKGLKQLPGLAAQLLMAEGYGFGAEGDWKHAALTRLLKIMAHNDRTVFMEDYTLDLRKGHEAILGAHMLEVDPTIASDKPKVEVHPLDIGGKDDPARLVFTGADGKAVDVTVADFRDGFRLIYYPVDCRKAEAETPHLPVAKQLWTPTVGLKKGSEEWMRAGGGHHTVLSFTLTPQQLHDLGVMLGMDLVEIL